A genomic region of Spea bombifrons isolate aSpeBom1 chromosome 9, aSpeBom1.2.pri, whole genome shotgun sequence contains the following coding sequences:
- the LOC128504653 gene encoding uncharacterized protein LOC128504653, with product MSAEDKTTESWPASAHLKSPPYPFPTGLDFPPSPPPSSRKLLIMTVGAVAALAISVLGVLLATYLGRATCNQRDTSGYLPPQLNVQNEASLLLALSDLTDQGSTPGITCDLKNHLMVYHGQPEGCVARRMDATDALPSCQDLEMYFQAVLRNVTLGLSLDVQVVAVGTLGSLVTLLCNNKPTYLLTTSPPPSGGRISLSA from the exons ATGTCTGCTGAAGACAAGACCACCGAGTCCTGGCCAGCCAGTGCGCACCTGAAGAGCCCACCCTAT CCGTTCCCGACTGGCCTGGATTTTCCCCCGTCCCCACCTCCGTCCAGCCGAAAGCTGCTCATAATGACGGTGGGAGCCGTGGCCGCGCTGGCCATCAGTGTCCTGGGAGTGCTCCTGGCCACTTACCTGGGGAGAGCGACCTGCAATCAG AGAGACACGTCCGGGTACCTGCCACCACAGCTCAACGTCCAGAACGAAGCGTCGCTGCTGCTGGCCCTCAGCGATCTCACTGATCAGGGATCCACTCCAGGAATCACCTGCGACCTTAAAAAC CATCTGATGGTTTACCACGGACAACCCGAGGGATGTGTCGCCCGCCGGATGGATGCCACCGATGCCCTCCCGTCTTGCCAGGACCTTGAGATGTACTTCCAGGCAGTGCTG AGGAACGTGACGCTGGGCCTGTCCCTGGACGTGCAGGTCGTGGCCGTGGGGACGCTGGGCAGCCTGGTGACTCTGCTCTGCAACAACAAGCCCACCTACCTACTAACTACTTCTCCAC CTCCCAGCGGGGGCAGGATAAGCCTCAGCGCCTGA